The Aeromicrobium tamlense nucleotide sequence CGATCGGCGTGCGCAAGGGCGCCGAGATGCTCGAGATCACCACGTACCGCGCCGACGAGTACGACCCCGAGTCCCGCAAGCCCGTCGTCGCGTTCGGCACGAACCTGTCCGACGACCTCGCCCGCCGCGACTTCACCGTCAACGCGATGGCCGTGCGGCTGCCCGACCTCGAGTTCGTCGACGTCCACGGCGGCCTCGACGACCTCGCCGACCGCACCCTGCGCACGCCGATCGGGCCCGACGTCTCCTTCGGCGACGACCCGCTCCGGATGATGCGCGCCGCGCGCTTCGTGGGCCAGCTCGGCTTCCTCTGCGCGCCCGACGTCACCGAGGCGATGGTCGCGATGGCCGACCGCATCGAGATCGTCTCGGCCGAGCGCGTCCGCGACGAGCTCAACAAGCTGCTGCTGTCCGACCACCCCGTGCAGGGCCTGCGCGTGCTCGTCGACACCGGACTGGCCGAGCGGGTGCTGCCCGAGCTGCCGGCGCTGCAGCTCGAGCGCGACGAGCACCACCGCCACAAGGACGTCTACGAGCACTCGCTCACCGTCCTGGAGCAGGCGATCGAGCTGGAGCACCGGCTCGACGAGCGTCCCGACCTCACGATCCGGCTGGCGGCGCTGCTGCACGACATCGGCAAGCCGAGGACGCGCCGCTTCACCGGCGACGGCCAGGTGACGTTCCACCACCACGACGTGGTCGGCGCGAAGCTCGCCCGCAAGCGGATGCGCGCCCTGCGGTACCCGAACGAGATCACCGACGACGTCTCCACCCTCGTCGAGCTGCACCTGCGGTTCCACGGCTACGGGTCGGGCGAGTGGACCGACTCGGCGGTGCGCCGCTACGTGCGCGACGCCGGCCCGCTGCTCGAGCGGCTGCACATCCTCACCCGCGCCGACAGCACCACGCGCAACCAGCGCAAGGCGCTGCGGCTCCAGCGCACCTACGACGACCTCGAGACCCGGATCGCCCAGCTCGAGGCGCAGGAGGAGCTCCAGTCCATCCGGCCCGACCTCGACGGCAACCGGATCATGGAGGTGCTGGGGATCGGACCCGGCCGCGAGGTGGGCGAGGCGTACCGCTTCCTGCTCGACCTGCGCATGGATCGCGGCCCCCTGCCCGAGGACCAGGCGATCGAGGCGCTGCGCGCGTGGTGGGCCGCGCGCTGAGTCGCAGCCGCGGAAGCCGTCGCCCGTCCCACTACGATGACGTGGTGACGTTCCGCGCCTGGCTGACCGCCTTCGTGGTCGCGGTGTCACTGCTGGTGGGCTCGCCGAGCCCCACGGCCACCGCCTCCGACGGCTCGCTGGGGGTGCGGATCGACGGTCTGACGCCCACGCGGCTGTCCGCGAAGGCCACCATCACGATGAGCGGCATCGTCCGCAACACCGGCTCCACGCCGTGGACCTCGGTGCAGGCCTACCTGGTCATCCCGCGCAGCCCGTTCGAGTCGCGCGCGCAGATCGAGGCGGCGATCGAGGACGGCCAGTCCTACACGGGCGAGCGCGTGGTCGACGCTGGCTCGTTCGCCGAGCTGGGCGACATCGCGCCGGGCTCGTTCCGTCGCTTCCGCATCGAGGTGCCGGTGTCGAAGCTGGGCCTCTCCGGCGCCGGCGGCGTCTATCCCGTCGGCGTGCAGGTGCTGGCCACCGACGAGGAGGGCCAGCGCTCGAACGACGCGGTGGCGCGCGCCACCACCTTCCTGCCGTGGGTGCCCAATCCCGCCACGCCGATCCCCGCCGGCCTCGTCTGGCCGTTCACCCCCACGTGGACGCCCGAGGAGGCCGAGCCCGAGGAGATCCTCGCCTCCGTGCAGGACGGACAGCTGCGCCACTACCTCGACGCCGCCGCCGCGACGCCGCGCGAGGGTCGAACCGTGGTGCTCGACCCCTCCCTGCTCGACGAGCTCGCGCCGCTGACCGACGCGGAGAGTCCGCCGAAGGACGTCGAGCTGACCACCGACCAGGCCGCGGCGGTGGTCGACTGGCTGGCCGACCTGCGCGAGCTCGCCCTCGGCTCCACCACGTGGATCGTCTCCTACGCCCGGCCCGACGAGCTGGCGCTCAACCGCTACCCCGAGAACGCCGAGACGCTGTGGAACGTCGTCGACGACGCGACGGCCGACGCGCTCGCCGACCACGCGCTCACCGGGCCGCGCGCGTCGTGGCCCACCATCGCGGGCACCACGCTGCCCATGCTCGAGGACATCCGCAGCCGCGGCGAGGGCCCCACCGTGGTGTCGCGCCAGAGCGTGCCCGGGTGGGAGCCGCGGCTGGGCTCGGTCGTGAGCCTCGAGACGCGCAACGGCCCGCTGCCGCTGCTGGTCAACGGCGCCCTCCCCGACGTTCCCGGCAGCGAGACCGCCGTGACCCTGCGCCAGCGAATCCTCACCGACGCCGCACTGGGAGCGCTCGAGCGCGAGAGCGACCCGAAGTCGCGCGCCGACGCGATGACGATCGTCGATCCCAGCTGGGATCCCGGCACCACGGGCGGCCAGGTGGTCGCGCGCGTGATCACCACGCGCGGCTCGGGCGGCCTGACCCGGCCGGCCACCGCCACCGAGCTGGTCCGCTCCGCGCCCGTCAGCTACAGCGGCGCCGTGCTGGAGGAGGTCGACACCACCTCGCTCGGCGCCTCCACGCTCGACCGCATCGCCAACCTGTCGAAGGTCGCCGACCTCCACGACGCGATCGTGGTGGACCCCAACCGGCCCGACCACGACCGCGACCTCGCCTCGCTGCTGTCCGTGCGCTGGCGCACCGAGCAGGCCGCCCTCGACGCGAGGATCGCCGCCGAGACCGAGGCGCTCGAGTCCGAGCTCGACGACATCTCCATCGACAGTCCCTCCACCATCACGCTGTCGAGCAGCCGCGGCGGGTTCCCGCTCACGCTCTCCAACGAGACCGCCAGCACCGTGCGCGTGGGGCTCGAGCTCGTCGCCGACAACCCCGGGTTGAGCGTCGACGACATCGAGCCCGTCGAGATCGACGCCGGCGAGCGGCACACGTTCACCGTCCAGGTCGACCTCGGCGACCAGACCTCCAGCACCGTGAGCGCCCGCCTGGCCACCGAGGCCGGCGTGACCTTCGGCGAGCCCGCCGTCTTCAACATCCGCACCAGCAACGTCGGCCTGATCGTGTGGGCCACGATGGCCGCCGCCGGACTCCTCGTGATCTTCACGTGGGCCCGCCGGTTCCTCGGCCGCCGGCGCCGCCGGGGTGCCGAGGCCGCCGCCCCCGCGACCGACGCCGAGGACCTCGATGACTGACCCGAACCTCGCCCGCGCCAGCGCCTGGATGGCGCTCGGGACGATCGTCTCGCGCATCACGGGCCTGCTGCGCTCGCTCGTGCTGCTGGCCGTGGTCGGCTCCGCGCTGAACGGCTCGCTGTTCAACGTCGCGAACTCGATCCCGAACTCGCTCTACATCCTCGTCGCGGGCGGCATCTTCAACGTCGTCCTCGTACCGCAGCTGGTGCGCGCGATGAAGAACGATCCCGACGGCGGCGACGCGTACGCCAACCGGATCATCACCCTCGGCCTGCTCGTCCTGGGCATCGCCACGGTCGTGCTCATGCTCGCGGTGCCGGTGCTGCTGCGGCTGCTGTTCGGTCCCGACCTGTTCACCGACGACTTCACGCGCCAGCGCGAGTCGGCCCAGCTGCTGATGCTGCTGTGCATGCCGCAGGTGTTCTTCTACGGCGCCTTCGTGCTGGTGGGCCAGATCCTGAACTCGCGCCAGCGGTTCGGCCCGATGATGTGGGCGCCGATCGTCAACAACCTCGTCGCCCTCGGCGTGCTGGGCGCCTACGCCGTGGTCTTCGGGGTCGCCACCCCGGGCGCCGCCGACGGCTTCAGCACCGGTGAGGCCTGGCTGCTCGGCCTGGGCTCCACGCTCGGCATCGCGGTGCAGGCGCTCGTGCTCGTGCCGTACCTGCGTCAGGTGGGCTTCCGCTTCCGCCCGCGCTTCGACTTTCGCGGGGTCGGCCTCGGGCACACCCTGCGCCTCGGCGCGTGGACCCTCGCGTTCATCGTGGTCAACCAGATCTCGTACTTCGTGATCGTGCGCCTGGCGTCCAGCGCCGACATCGAGGGCAAGAAGGAGGGCGTCCCGAGTGCGGGCCAGGTCGTCTACGACGTCGGCTTCCTCATCAGCCAGGTGCCGCACGGCGTCATCACGGTGTCGCTGGCGACGGCGATCATCCCCACGCTGGCGGCCCGAGCGGCCGAGCACGACTACGCCCGGATGCGCCTCGAGCTGAGCCGCACCCTGCGGCTGGCCCTCATGCTGATCGCGCCGATCGCGGTCGCGGTGGCGTGCCTGGGCTCGCCCGTGGCCTCGGTGCTCGCTGGCTTCGGCGCCGCGCGCGGCAACACCGACGCGATCGGCACCACGATCTCGGCCTTCGCCCTCGCGCTCGTGATGTTCAGCCTGCACTACGTCGTGCTGCGCGGCTTCTACGCACTCGAGGACACGCGCACCCCGTTCTTCATCCAGACCGTGATCGCCGTGGCCAACATCGCTCTGGCCGTCGCGGTCACCACCGGCGCCCCGCCGATCGAGGTCTCCACGCGCCTCGCCCTGGCGTACGGCCTGGCCTACACGATCGGCCTCGCCGTCTCGGCCACCGTGCTGTCGCGCCGCATCGGCACCCTGACCGATCCCGAGACCGTCCGCTTCGTGGTGCGGCTCGTCCTCGTGTGCGCCGTCGCGGCCGTCGTGATGCTGCTCGGGCGCTGGGGCTGGGAGCGGTTCCTGGTGACCGGGAACCCCTCTCCCGCCTGGGCTCTCGGCGAGCTCGTCGTCGTCGGAGCGGCCGGTGCCGCGGCCACCGTGCTGGCCGCGCGACTGCTGCGCGTCGAGGAGCTGCGCTATGTCGTCTCCAGCGTCCTGCGTCGAGGCTGACGCACGTACGATGGTCGGAGGTGCGCCCGCACCGGCCGAGGAGGACTGATGAGCGACCGGAGACCGCACGTCTCCGGCGACGTGCTCGCCTCGCGGTACGAGCTGGCCGACCTCGTCAGCGAGAGCCTCGGTGCCTCCAACTGGCGCGCGGTCGACCGGGTGCTGCACCGCAACGTGCGGGTCGAGCTGCTGCCGGCCGACGACCCTCGCGGCGCCAACTTCCTCGAGGCCGCCCGCCGCTCCACCAGCGTCACCGACCACCGCTTCCTGCGGGTCCTCGACCTGCTGCAGGACGAGGACGGCGTGCACGTGGTGGTGCGCGAGTGGGCCAAGGCCACGCCGCTGAGCCGGCTGCTGGCCCAGTCGCCGCTGCCCAACCGTCGTGCCGCCGCGATCGTGGCGGAGGTGGCCGAGTCCCTCGCGCACGCCCACGACCGGGGCCTCGTGCACCGGCGCCTCACGCCGCACCAGATCCTCCTCAAGGAGTCCGGCGCGGTGCGCATCGTGGGTCTGGGCGTCGCCACCGCGCTGGCTCCCGCCGACCACCAGGACTCCGACGACGACCTCGCCTCGTACCGTGCGGCTGATGTGGTCGCGCTGGGCAAGGTCCTCTACGCCTGCCTCGTCAGCCGGTGGCCGGGCGGCCACGTCGACGGCCTGCGCGCCGCCCCCACCGAGCACGGGCACCTGCTGCGGCCCCGTCAAGTGCGCGCCGGCGTGCTGCGTGACGTCGACGAGATCTGCGACCGCATCCTCGAGCCGTCGCGGCACCCCTACGACGCCCTGACGTCGGCCGAGGAGATCGCGCGGGCGCTCTACGAGGCCGGCGAGGGCGACGAGGACCTCTTCGACGAGCCGCTCGGCTACGACGTGACCTCGCCCGACCTGCTGCGCCTCGACCCCGTGGTGGAGCCGTCGGGCCCGCCCCCCGGTCTCGAGCCCCCGAGGCGCCGGCCCAAGGCGTACGAGCCGAAGCCGCCCACGCGTCGCGAGCGGTTCACCGCGCGCATGCAGATGATGACGCACGGCGACCGCGCTCTGATCCTGCTGGGACTCATCACCGCGATCGTGCTGTCGGGCGTGCTGGCGTTCCTCGTCGGGCGTGAAGCCGGCCAGGTGGGCGACCCGTACGCCCAGTCGGCGCCCGAGACGCCCGTGCGGGTGCTGCCGCTGGCACGCGTCGTCGACTTCGACCCGCAGGGCGAGGACCGCCGCGAGAACCCCGAGCTCACCCAGGCGATCCTCGACGACGACCCCGAGACCGGCTGGCGCACCTCCACGTACTACGGACGCGCCGACCTCGGCGGTCTCAAGGACGGCGTCGGGCTGATCCTCGACCTCGGCACCGTGCGCCAGGTGGAGCAGGTGCGGCTGCGCCTCGCGGGCACCCCGACCGACCTGTCGATCCTCACGGCGCCCTCCTCGATCTCGGAGCTGCCGCGGAACCTCGACGACCTGCGCGAGGTCGCCACCCTCAACAGCGCGGCCGAGGACCTCTCGGTCGCCCTGCCACGCGACGTGCGCACCCGCTACGTCGTCGTGTGGCTCCGCGAGCTGCCCCAGATCGGCGACGGCGAGTACCGCGGGGAGATCCGCCGCGCGATCGTCCGCGGCCGGTGAGCCGACCGCGACGCCGGGGAACATTCACCGCCTAGAATCCGTTGAAGCACGTGAACCCGATCGAAAGCGCTCCTTCATGACCGACGTCCGCAGTCTCATCATCATCGGCTCCGGCCCCTCCGGGTACACCGCTGCCATCTACGCCGCACGTGCCAACCTCAAGCCGCTCGTCTTCGAGGGCTCCGTGACGGCCGGTGGTGCCCTGATGAACACCACCGACGTGGAGAACTTCCCCGGCTTCCCCGACGGCATCATGGGCCCGGCGCTCATGGACAACCTCCGCGCCCAGGCCGAGCGCTTCGGTGCCGACCTCGTCGCCGACGACGTCACCTCGGTCGACCTCACGGGCGACGTCAAGACCGTGAAGCTCGCCGACGGCTCCACCTTCCAGGCGC carries:
- a CDS encoding DUF6049 family protein, giving the protein MTFRAWLTAFVVAVSLLVGSPSPTATASDGSLGVRIDGLTPTRLSAKATITMSGIVRNTGSTPWTSVQAYLVIPRSPFESRAQIEAAIEDGQSYTGERVVDAGSFAELGDIAPGSFRRFRIEVPVSKLGLSGAGGVYPVGVQVLATDEEGQRSNDAVARATTFLPWVPNPATPIPAGLVWPFTPTWTPEEAEPEEILASVQDGQLRHYLDAAAATPREGRTVVLDPSLLDELAPLTDAESPPKDVELTTDQAAAVVDWLADLRELALGSTTWIVSYARPDELALNRYPENAETLWNVVDDATADALADHALTGPRASWPTIAGTTLPMLEDIRSRGEGPTVVSRQSVPGWEPRLGSVVSLETRNGPLPLLVNGALPDVPGSETAVTLRQRILTDAALGALERESDPKSRADAMTIVDPSWDPGTTGGQVVARVITTRGSGGLTRPATATELVRSAPVSYSGAVLEEVDTTSLGASTLDRIANLSKVADLHDAIVVDPNRPDHDRDLASLLSVRWRTEQAALDARIAAETEALESELDDISIDSPSTITLSSSRGGFPLTLSNETASTVRVGLELVADNPGLSVDDIEPVEIDAGERHTFTVQVDLGDQTSSTVSARLATEAGVTFGEPAVFNIRTSNVGLIVWATMAAAGLLVIFTWARRFLGRRRRRGAEAAAPATDAEDLDD
- a CDS encoding CCA tRNA nucleotidyltransferase, which gives rise to MCASIRDVTASPIDSTLVAELTAHETTRLDELRANHPVLTELGARFSDAGHEIALVGGPVRDALLGRAVTDLDFTTSASPEQIEAIVEGWADTTWDVGRAFGTIGVRKGAEMLEITTYRADEYDPESRKPVVAFGTNLSDDLARRDFTVNAMAVRLPDLEFVDVHGGLDDLADRTLRTPIGPDVSFGDDPLRMMRAARFVGQLGFLCAPDVTEAMVAMADRIEIVSAERVRDELNKLLLSDHPVQGLRVLVDTGLAERVLPELPALQLERDEHHRHKDVYEHSLTVLEQAIELEHRLDERPDLTIRLAALLHDIGKPRTRRFTGDGQVTFHHHDVVGAKLARKRMRALRYPNEITDDVSTLVELHLRFHGYGSGEWTDSAVRRYVRDAGPLLERLHILTRADSTTRNQRKALRLQRTYDDLETRIAQLEAQEELQSIRPDLDGNRIMEVLGIGPGREVGEAYRFLLDLRMDRGPLPEDQAIEALRAWWAAR
- the murJ gene encoding murein biosynthesis integral membrane protein MurJ, whose product is MTDPNLARASAWMALGTIVSRITGLLRSLVLLAVVGSALNGSLFNVANSIPNSLYILVAGGIFNVVLVPQLVRAMKNDPDGGDAYANRIITLGLLVLGIATVVLMLAVPVLLRLLFGPDLFTDDFTRQRESAQLLMLLCMPQVFFYGAFVLVGQILNSRQRFGPMMWAPIVNNLVALGVLGAYAVVFGVATPGAADGFSTGEAWLLGLGSTLGIAVQALVLVPYLRQVGFRFRPRFDFRGVGLGHTLRLGAWTLAFIVVNQISYFVIVRLASSADIEGKKEGVPSAGQVVYDVGFLISQVPHGVITVSLATAIIPTLAARAAEHDYARMRLELSRTLRLALMLIAPIAVAVACLGSPVASVLAGFGAARGNTDAIGTTISAFALALVMFSLHYVVLRGFYALEDTRTPFFIQTVIAVANIALAVAVTTGAPPIEVSTRLALAYGLAYTIGLAVSATVLSRRIGTLTDPETVRFVVRLVLVCAVAAVVMLLGRWGWERFLVTGNPSPAWALGELVVVGAAGAAATVLAARLLRVEELRYVVSSVLRRG
- a CDS encoding protein kinase family protein, whose product is MSDRRPHVSGDVLASRYELADLVSESLGASNWRAVDRVLHRNVRVELLPADDPRGANFLEAARRSTSVTDHRFLRVLDLLQDEDGVHVVVREWAKATPLSRLLAQSPLPNRRAAAIVAEVAESLAHAHDRGLVHRRLTPHQILLKESGAVRIVGLGVATALAPADHQDSDDDLASYRAADVVALGKVLYACLVSRWPGGHVDGLRAAPTEHGHLLRPRQVRAGVLRDVDEICDRILEPSRHPYDALTSAEEIARALYEAGEGDEDLFDEPLGYDVTSPDLLRLDPVVEPSGPPPGLEPPRRRPKAYEPKPPTRRERFTARMQMMTHGDRALILLGLITAIVLSGVLAFLVGREAGQVGDPYAQSAPETPVRVLPLARVVDFDPQGEDRRENPELTQAILDDDPETGWRTSTYYGRADLGGLKDGVGLILDLGTVRQVEQVRLRLAGTPTDLSILTAPSSISELPRNLDDLREVATLNSAAEDLSVALPRDVRTRYVVVWLRELPQIGDGEYRGEIRRAIVRGR